From Aedes albopictus strain Foshan chromosome 1, AalbF5, whole genome shotgun sequence, one genomic window encodes:
- the LOC109397238 gene encoding proline-rich protein 36 has translation MGKRNRLVPIGVLICLVLYTGAAVKAFNFDDDLEDLMAEESIVDEEVYGGPILPSNVFNDGKPFYVERDPSTGAIDFNHKKTGNQIDLDDKGSYDTKDSHVSDTKDVIVSQSSPNFHDFLNLPVKYSSSNFVYPLISSSYANLKYQGSNKVSNHKNVSSTPSTTTAAPKFQFTRPQYTTARLNTTRNQPSPTTIQVTQPSSRYTYPTTSGRPITTTTTTTTTETPMTTIPAKQLFTRYPYKSTIKNKYLETTEQTRKKFFLPSTLSMPTTTTTQRPQSTEPQTTPVRSSTYYSPSVRPWTSPSSSQPITTTPEPTTESRPANPIRFEDTKPSSPEEDPAHKMKYTIPALKYEGNRPAPFRPLPPSHIMLNRKNETSNKIDLPKDPAVMSLSDIFNSLGLDDKQAAAEEKENNVVFETTVAQTTEQTTPPAIVLISDQQQQASIPDGPKIEQSIDLTDQYVKYDIQQSNGHRPQKPNNDQYDHYEVYQSNGHRPQSPPKETNFGNQYVKYEVQQPQINIVKYGSVPSMNSVVISPNQHSATFVLGSQQSVGSSSDGHFVSSVSQEPASAALNGHPTGYQMGQVLDEPNETSNVKVGTSVNVQVKPQDIIKTTSVRFPSESDDKYENAPIISGTHKSEVLPPNGHSAPIGMGPNSMVVFPKNDQIESTLHKVSNRIVFDTPNSEALNKNEISSYPSDLPEQLTPPSNPDNSQLSKRPRPPIPAQGPPFIYKEIQRRPYPGGIRPPLQLPNILPQFRPNAKISHGHPPYHKEAGNFRVPPPPGKSLPANGPPRKPFADPSTTHSQPSTLAIRRATGPTRFMNRINTMRPPQQMEGPNENRRYYRLPPPMIKDRVFHIAPPNLKPPPPPGSSPASRFAESYAPPTPEKTVQSRKPEEPENNEFQRDPPTILKNTMTEDKPQRPKLEPVVTLQMLQSKKQTEQSKHKLPSGQKLDLAVEGQPPSSPVQAVSTDGAQPVYVVYPVKSTPMNLDSVHAGSHIDSVVVGHNGEQPPLPPPPARISPGNEYQNTPFSIASHFEQEPILMAKDKKQIPKLHFPYNIEKPDPHTLIEMENESKNRMPEIIEKKQDTVYNIGEEPISKEQSEDSVISSKLQRVTESTPIAIAYTPTESTQKFNYKKHPNSPYYSPYGETQTEVSYLKMDDFDEFGNPAHRYEQSFQAPFQASISLDPVKVTNPYEGWAVVTSSPQALVKEQNKIDRSDDHHYEEHDLSTQKPSEKGGFQPELQGGFRPIYAEDVKLSEMMNPDPQSRNAFLMERDSEPDLPVKQEPKPVQDTVKEPERKPLFDSLEAFFDNLTKDYDDNTEMAELGDDMEESTAKISNELEGRSSDNAITEEATDEYNTEEPARDKQASVEKEESVKK, from the coding sequence ATGGGGAAAAGAAATCGGCTAGTGCCGATAGGTGTCCTCATCTGTTTGGTCCTGTACACGGGAGCCGCAGTGAAGGCATTTAACTTCGATGATGATTTGGAAGATCTGATGGCGGAAGAATCAATCGTGGATGAGGAAGTCTATGGAGGACCCATTTTACCGTCGAACGTATTCAACGATGGAAAACCATTCTACGTTGAGCGTGACCCTTCAACAGGAGCAATTGATTTCAACCATAAGAAAACTGGCAATCAGATTGATCTAGATGACAAAGGATCTTATGATACAAAGGACAGTCACGTCAGTGACACTAAAGATGTAATCGTTAGTCAATCTTCGCCAAACTTCCATGATTTCTTAAATCTACCAGTGAAGTATTCCTCTTCGAACTTTGTTTACCCGTTGATTTCGAGTTCTTACGCCAACTTGAAATATCAGGGTAGCAACAAAGTGTCAAATCACAAGAATGTGTCTTCAACTCCTTCTACAACGACAGCTGCTCCGAAATTCCAATTTACGCGTCCTCAGTACACAACTGCCAGGCTTAATACGACACGAAACCAACCAAGTCCTACCACCATTCAAGTGACTCAACCATCTTCTCGTTATACTTATCCGACTACTTCAGGAAGACCGATAACGACAACGACTACTACCACGACCACCGAAACACCGATGACAACCATTCCTGCTAAGCAATTGTTTACCAGATACCCTTATAAGAGTACTATCAAAAACAAATACTTAGAAACGACAGAACAAACTCGTAAGAAATTCTTCTTACCCTCGACTCTGTCTATGCCGACCACGACTACTACACAACGACCTCAGTCAACTGAACCACAGACAACTCCCGTTCGTTCTTCAACGTACTATTCACCTTCAGTACGACCGTGGACTAGCCCATCTTCATCCCAACCTATCACCACGACTCCTGAGCCAACCACTGAATCCCGTCCTGCAAACCCAATCCGTTTTGAGGACACTAAACCATCCTCACCGGAAGAGGACCCAGCCCATAAGATGAAGTATACCATACCAGCACTCAAGTATGAAGGTAACCGTCCAGCACCATTCCGACCACTGCCGCCGAGCCACATCATGTTGAACCGTAAAAATGAAACCAGCAACAAAATCGACCTTCCAAAGGATCCTGCTGTTATGTCCCTTTCTGATATCTTCAACTCGCTCGGCTTGGATGACAAGCAAGCTGCCGCAGAAGAGAAGGAGAATAATGTAGTCTTTGAAACAACCGTTGCTCAAACAACAGAGCAAACAACGCCACCAGCGATTGTGCTGATTTCGGATCAGCAACAGCAGGCATCTATTCCGGACGGTCCGAAAATTGAGCAGTCTATTGACCTTACTGATCAGTATGTGAAGTACGATATCCAGCAATCGAATGGCCATCGTCCGCAGAAACCAAACAATGACCAATATGACCATTACGAAGTATATCAATCTAACGGACACAGGCCGCAGAGTCCTCCTAAAGAAACGAATTTCGGTAATCAATATGTCAAGTACGAAGTGCAACAACCTCAAATCAACATAGTGAAATATGGATCGGTTCCAAGCATGAACAGTGTTGTAATCAGTCCAAACCAGCATTCAGCCACATTCGTTTTGGGATCTCAACAATCGGTGGGAAGTTCAAGTGATGGACATTTTGTGAGCTCGGTGTCGCAGGAACCTGCCTCAGCTGCCCTTAATGGTCACCCGACGGGCTATCAAATGGGTCAGGTGCTGGACGAACCGAATGAAACCTCCAATGTGAAGGTAGGAACTTCAGTCAATGTTCAAGTGAAGCCTCAAGATATCATCAAAACCACCAGCGTACGCTTCCCCAGTGAAAGCGACGACAAATACGAAAATGCACCTATCATTAGTGGCACACATAAGAGTGAAGTATTGCCTCCAAATGGACATTCTGCTCCTATTGGCATGGGCCCCAATTCTATGGTCGTGTTCCCTAAAAATGACCAAATCGAAAGTACTCTCCATAAAGTGTCAAACAGAATCGTCTTCGATACACCGAACAGTGAAGCTTTGAACAAGAACGAAATTTCAAGTTACCCTTCAGATCTACCAGAACAACTTACTCCTCCGTCCAACCCAGACAATTCCCAACTTTCAAAACGCCCCAGACCCCCAATTCCCGCTCAAGGACCGCCATTCATTTACAAAGAAATCCAACGTCGGCCATATCCGGGAGGTATTCGACCACCCCTACAACTACCGAATATTTTGCCCCAGTTCCGTCCGAATGCAAAAATATCACATGGCCATCCTCCGTATCATAAAGAAGCCGGTAATTTCCGAGTACCACCACCACCAGGCAAAAGTCTTCCTGCCAATGGACCACCACGAAAACCATTCGCTGATCCTTCAACAACTCATTCTCAACCTTCAACTTTAGCTATCCGCAGAGCGACAGGCCCAACTAGATTCATGAATCGCATCAATACCATGCGTCCTCCTCAACAGATGGAAGGCCCCAACGAAAACCGTCGCTACTACCGTCTCCCACCTCCTATGATAAAGGACCGTGTATTCCACATTGCTCCCCCAAATCTCAAGCCACCTCCACCACCTGGTTCATCTCCAGCTTCTAGATTTGCTGAAAGCTATGCTCCTCCCACACCCGAAAAGACTGTACAGAGTCGTAAACCTGAGGAACCGGAAAATAATGAATTCCAACGAGATCCTCCAACTATCCTTAAAAACACCATGACAGAAGACAAACCGCAACGTCCCAAACTGGAACCCGTAGTAACCTTGCAAATGCTCCAATCGAAAAAGCAAACCGAACAGTCCAAACATAAGTTGCCATCAGGTCAAAAGCTAGACTTGGCCGTTGAGGGTCAACCCCCCTCTTCACCCGTTCAAGCTGTGAGCACCGATGGAGCGCAACCAGTTTATGTAGTCTACCCCGTCAAGAGTACACCCATGAATCTGGATTCGGTCCATGCAGGAAGTCACATCGATTCCGTCGTGGTTGGACACAACGGAGAGCAACCACCTCTTCCCCCACCACCGGCAAGAATTAGCCCAGGGAACGAATACCAAAACACTCCTTTTTCGATAGCATCTCATTTCGAGCAGGAACCAATTCTAATGGCGAAGGACAAGAAACAAATTCCTAAGCTTCATTTCCCGTATAATATTGAAAAACCAGATCCCCACACTTTAATCGAGATGGAAAACGAATCAAAGAATCGCATGCCGGAGATCATAGAGAAGAAACAGGATACCGTTTACAATATCGGCGAAGAACCCATCAGCAAGGAACAGTCGGAAGATTCCGTCATTTCCAGCAAATTGCAGCGAGTCACCGAAAGTACGCCCATCGCTATTGCTTACACTCCAACGGAATCTACCCAAAAGTTCAACTACAAAAAACATCCCAATTCTCCATACTATTCACCGTATGGTGAAACACAAACCGAGGTATCCTATCTCAAAATGGACGATTTCGATGAATTCGGAAATCCTGCCCACCGATACGAACAGAGCTTCCAAGCTCCATTCCAGGCCAGCATTAGTCTGGATCCAGTTAAGGTTACCAACCCATACGAGGGATGGGCAGTTGTAACATCTTCACCCCAAGCACTGGTAAAAGAACAGAACAAAATTGATCGTTCGGACGATCATCACTACGAAGAGCATGATTTGTCTACGCAGAAACCTTCCGAGAAAGGAGGCTTCCAACCGGAACTCCAAGGAGGTTTCCGGCCCATCTACGCAGAAGATGTTAAGCTTAGCGAGATGATGAATCCTGACCCCCAGTCGAGAAATGCATTCCTAATGGAGCGCGATAGCGAGCCAGATCTTCCGGTAAAACAAGAACCGAAACCGGTGCAAGATACAGTTAAAGAACCCGAAAGAAAGCCTTTGTTCGACAGCTTAGAAGCATTTTTCGATAACTTGACTAAAGATTATGATGACAATACTGAGATGGCAGAGCTTGGCGATGACATGGAAGAAAGTACCGCTAAAATTAGCAACGAACTCGAAGGAAGAAGTAGCGACAATGCCATCACTGAAGAGGCTACAGACGAATATAACACCGAAGAACCGGCTAGAGATAAGCAAGCGAGTGTAGAAAAGGAAGAGAGCGTAAAGAAATGA
- the LOC134290553 gene encoding uncharacterized protein LOC134290553, with protein sequence MVTALICIDLSNAFNAVRTDRLEEILSSVGVPQDMLMWISSFLRNRTIFLQTRDKKISRTISNGLPQGDVLSPTLFNVYTLDLHRIEKEGVVLVQYADDFGILVKAKTLDKLNEAAQEFLNEFSEKATFLNLEINAAKTKAILFQNNDKELDIGINGTKIETVRNHRYLGITIDRYLSFGVHIREVREKVQHRLNMVKILSGTKSGAHPEMLGRIYVALCRSVLEYGCSVYNNAKPTNRRIVSVINNQCLRKIVGATKSTPLNALSALSGQEPLEFRQEYIAIREIARHFSRNDVIAEQLQNVMLPDDHDKWDAFSYQERMYWINKELFKAISPIATAVHIDEVAIEPYLEGLQSAKQDNDAKKLKQMALFVMNGRNKGRGRIFTDASKEGSACGIGVYVENTRRRMSYKLAMETSVTSAELIAIQLATSIVEEDRLQNYVIYTDSRSACLMLANAKDSKTDEGILIEILVKCQRRNIAIQWIPSHVSISGNETADALAKAGAASDEVLSHPIQLKDAFLNAKNMLERRTNQWYAEYSAEKGTKFYTVQPNFYNAAWYKKVDMKGSDVKLINRLMISHDYSKYWLHRMKISDDAECELCGEPETSEHLVLHCPRFGIIRMQFSFDNKFANLTELFKTGKKELFKEVAEFIRTTKLDL encoded by the coding sequence ATGGTGACGGCTCTAATTTGCATAGATCTCTCTAACGCGTTCAACGCGGTTCGAACGGATAGGTTAGAGGAGATCCTGTCCAGCGTAGGCGTACCACAAGACATGCTCATGTGGATCTCGAGTTTCCTAAGAAATAGAACCATCTTCCTACAAACTCGCGACAAAAAAATCAGTAGGACGATTAGCAATGGGCTTCCCCAAGGGGACGTATTGTCCCCCACACTTTTCAATGTCTACACTCTAGATTTGCACAGAATCGAAAAGGAGGGAGTCGTTCTAGTGCAATATGCTGACGATTTCGGCATTTTGGTCAAAGCGAAGACATTAGACAAGCTAAACGAGGCAGCACAGGAATTTTTGAACGAGTTTTCCGAAAAAGCGACCTTCCTGAACTTGGAAATAAACGCTGCTAAAACGAAAGCCATACTTTTCCAAAACAACGACAAGGAGTTAGACATCGGAATCAATGGGACGAAGATTGAAACGGTGAGGAATCATCGCTATTTGGGAATCACGATAGACCGCTACCTAAGTTTTGGAGTGCATATTAGAGAAGTTCGAGAAAAAGTCCAGCACAGACTCAACATGGTGAAGATCTTGAGCGGGACAAAAAGCGGAGCACATCCGGAAATGTTAGGTCGAATATACGTGGCACTATGCAGAAGCGTTTTGGAATACGGTTGCTCGGTGTATAACAACGCGAAACCCACTAACCGGAGAATAGTATCAGTTATAAACAACCAATGCCTGCGGAAAATCGTGGGGGCAACCAAATCCACTCCGCTCAATGCTCTATCTGCGTTGAGTGGACAGGAGCCGTTGGAGTTCAGACAGGAGTACATTGCGATTCGGGAAATCGCTCGACATTTCTCAAGGAACGATGTGATCGCAGAACAGCTACAAAATGTAATGCTACCGGATGACCATGACAAATGGGACGCTTTCTCATACCAGGAGCGGATGTACTGGATCAACAAGGAGCTCTTCAAAGCTATCAGCCCAATAGCGACAGCGGTTCATATTGATGAAGTGGCAATCGAACCTTACCTAGAAGGATTGCAGTCAGCAAAGCAAGATAACGACGCTAAGAAGCTTAAACAAATGGCACTCTTTGTTATGAATGGTCGTAATAAAGGAAGAGGGAGAATTTTTACGGACGCCTCGAAAGAAGGATCAGCCTGTGGAATAGGAGTTTACGTCGAGAACACTAGGAGAAGAATGAGCTACAAACTCGCAATGGAAACCAGCGTTACATCTGCAGAACTGATCGCCATTCAGTTAGCAACTAGCATAGTGGAGGAGGATCGTCTTCAAAACTATGTAATATACACGGATTCCAGATCTGCTTGCCTCATGCTTGCAAATGCAAAGGACTCAAAGACGGACGAAGGTATTTTGATCGAAATTCTGGTCAAATGCCAAAGACGGAACATCGCCATACAGTGGATTCCCAGCCATGTGTCGATAAGCGGAAACGAGACAGCAGATGCGCTAGCCAAGGCCGGCGCTGCTTCAGACGAAGTCTTAAGCCATCCAATCCAATTAAAGGACGCCTTCCTGAACGCTAAAAACATGCTTGAAAGACGAACGAATCAATGGTATGCAGAATATTCAGCGGAAAAGGGAACGAAGTTCTATACAGTGCAACCGAACTTCTACAACGCAGCTTGGTATAAAAAGGTCGACATGAAGGGCAGTGACGTGAAACTTATTAATCGTCTAATGATAAGCCACGACTATTCGAAATACTGGCTACACCGTATGAAAATCTCGGACGACGCGGAATGTGAACTGTGTGGAGAACCAGAAACGTCAGAGCATTTGGTGCTCCATTGCCCTCGTTTCGGTATAATAAGAATGCAGTTTTCGTTTGATAACAAATTCGCCAACCTCACCGAATTGTTTAAAACTGGTAAAAAGGAGCTTTTCAAGGAAGTAGCGGAATTCATCAGAACGACCAAACTAGACCTCTAA